The Thalassophryne amazonica chromosome 13, fThaAma1.1, whole genome shotgun sequence genome window below encodes:
- the mzt1 gene encoding mitotic-spindle organizing protein 1 isoform X1 encodes MASAANANINAVRETMEVLLEISRLLNTGLDLESLSICVRLCEQGINPEALSAVIKELRKASESLKTSENCSN; translated from the exons ATGGCTAGTGCTGCTAACGCAAATATAAACGCAGTGCGGGAGACGATGGAAG TGCTGCTGGAGATCTCCAGATTGTTGAACACTGGTTTGGATTTGGAGTCTTTGTCCATCTGTGTGAGACTGTGTGAGCAGGGCATCAACCCGGAGGCTCTGTCTGCTGTCATCAAAGAGCTGAGGAAAGCCTCCGAGTCCCTGAAG ACATCTGAAAACTGCTCAAACTGA
- the mzt1 gene encoding mitotic-spindle organizing protein 1 isoform X2 produces MASAANANINAVRETMEVLLEISRLLNTGLDLESLSICVRLCEQGINPEALSAVIKELRKASESLKA; encoded by the exons ATGGCTAGTGCTGCTAACGCAAATATAAACGCAGTGCGGGAGACGATGGAAG TGCTGCTGGAGATCTCCAGATTGTTGAACACTGGTTTGGATTTGGAGTCTTTGTCCATCTGTGTGAGACTGTGTGAGCAGGGCATCAACCCGGAGGCTCTGTCTGCTGTCATCAAAGAGCTGAGGAAAGCCTCCGAGTCCCTGAAG